A single region of the Brassica rapa cultivar Chiifu-401-42 chromosome A03, CAAS_Brap_v3.01, whole genome shotgun sequence genome encodes:
- the LOC117132878 gene encoding uncharacterized protein LOC117132878, which yields MSGRQYSLWPVILTPYNLPPDMCMEQEFLFLTILIPGPKHPKRSLDVFLQPLIEELKQLWSEGVRTYDCSLKNNFTMRAVLMWTISDFPAYGMLSGWTTHGRLSCPYCLGSTDAFQLKNGRKSCWFDCHRRFLPLAHPYRRNKTLFRHKKIVRDSPPPYLTGQQIEADIDYYGAQETVKVGGNWHVPGNMPDGYGVSHNWHKKSIFWELPYWKDLLLRHNLDVMHIEKNFFENIMNTLLNVPGKTKDNKKSRMDLPDICSRSELHIKSNGNVPVPIFRLSSAAKTTLFDWVASEVKFPDGYVSNMSRCIERGQKFSGMKSHDCHVFMQRLLPFAFAELLPANVHEALAAIGAFFRDLSTRTFKEEVIEQLHQNIPIILCNLEKIFPPSFFDVMEHLVVHLPYEALLRGPVHNGWMYPYERQMKHHLCISHEDLPFTHMSMGDIGQRVTTEYV from the exons atgtctggtagacaatattctttgtggccagtcattcttacgccgtataatttaccgccggatatgtgcatggaacaagaatttctatttttgacCATATTAATCCCAGGGCCGAAGCATCCAAAACGGTCTcttgatgtttttcttcaaccgttgatagaagagctaaagcaattgtggtcagaaggggtgaggacgtacgattgttccttgaaaaacaattttacgatgcgagcagtTCTGATGTGGACGATAAGTGATTTTCCTgcttatgggatgttgtctggctgGACAACACATGGAAGATTATCTTGTCCGTATTGTCTTGGATCCACGGATgcttttcaactgaagaatggtaggaagagttgttggtttgattgtcatcgtcggttTCTTCCACTTGCCCATCCGTACAGAAGAAATAAGACATTGTTTCGACACAAAAAAATTGTGAGAGACAGTCCTCCTCCATATCTCACCGGCCAGCAGATCGAAGCGGACATTGATTATTACGGAGCTCAGGAAACAGTTAAGGTTGGAGGAAATTGGCATGTTCCTGGAAATATGCCTGATGGGTATGGTGTATCTCACAATTGGcataagaagagtatattttgggagctaccctattggaaggatcttctcttACGCCACAATCtggatgtcatgcatatcgagaaaaacttttttgagaacatcatgaatacattacttaacgtccctgggaagacaaaagataacaaaaagtcAAGGATGGACTTAcctgatatttgctcaagaagtgaGTTACATATCAAGAGCAATGGAAACGTTCCTGTTCCCATCTTCCGGTTGTCATCAGCAGCCAAAACAACCTTGTTTGACTGGGTTGCATCGGAAGTTAAGTTTCCTGAtggttatgtttcaaatatgtcAAGATGTATTGAACGAGGTCAAAAGTTCTCCGGAATgaaaagtcatgattgtcatgtgtttatgcaacgactgcttccatttgcttttgccgagctccttccagcaaatGTCcacgaagcacttgcag ccATCGGAGCATTTTTCAGAGATCTTAGCACACGTACGTTCAAAGAAGAAGTCATCGAACAACTTCATCAGAACATTCCGATCATATTGTGCAacctggagaagatatttcctccttcattttttgacgtcatggagcatctagttgTCCACCTAccgtatgaagcattgcttcgtggacctgttcacaacggatggatgtatccgtATGAGCGACAGATGAAACATCAcctatgtatttcacacgaggatttacctttcacacatatgagtatgggaGACATCGGGCAACGAGTAACtacggaatatgtgtga
- the LOC103859986 gene encoding plastidial pyruvate kinase 1, chloroplastic produces MSQSIQFSTPSRTPHLLHLPHSRFHRPLTSLSFRQFPLKYTSIRASSSPEERSVVATAVSTDTAAIDVDTVTEAELKENGFRSTRRTKLICTIGPATCGFEQLEALAEGGMNVARLNMCHGTREWHRDVIRSVRKLNEEKGFAVAIMMDTEGSEIHMGDLGGGESSAKSEDGEVWTFTVRAFDSSRPARTISVSYDGFAEDVRVGDELLVDGGMVRFEVIEKIGPDVKCLCTDPGLLLPRANLTFWRDGSLVRERNAMLPTISSKDWLDIDFGIAEGVDFIAVSFVKSAEVINHLKSYLAARSCGGDIGVIAKIESIDSLTNLEEIILASDGAMVARGDLGAQIPLEQVPAAQQRIVKVCRALNKPVIVASQLLESMIEYPTPTRAEVADVSEAVRQRSDALMLSGESAMGQFPDKALTVLRSVSLRIERWWREEKRYESTPLQPIGSGFSDRISEEICNSAAKMANNLGVDAVFVYTKDGHMASLVSRCRPDCPIFAFTTTTSVRRRLNLQWGLIPFRLSFSEDMESNLNKTFSLLKSRGMIKSGDLVIAVSDMLQSIQVMNVP; encoded by the exons ATGTCTCAGTCAATCCAATTCTCAACTCCTTCACGCACTCCTCACCTTCTCCACCTCCCTCACTCACGCTTCCACCGCCCTCTCACTTCCCTATCCTTCCGCCAATTCCCTCTCAAATACACCTCCATCAGAGCCTCCTCCTCTCCGGAAGAGCGATCCGTCGTAGCCACCGCGGTCTCCACGGACACGGCAGCGATAGACGTCGATACCGTGACGGAAGCGGAGCTGAAGGAGAACGGATTCAGGAGCACGAGGAGAACGAAGCTGATCTGCACGATCGGGCCTGCCACGTGCGGGTTCGAGCAGCTGGAAGCGCTCGCGGAGGGAGGCATGAACGTGGCGAGGCTCAACATGTGCCACGGCACGCGCGAGTGGCACCGCGATGTGATACGCAGCGTTAGGAAGCTTAACGAGGAGAAAGGATTCGCGGTTGCTATCATGATGGATACTGAAGGCAGTGAGATTCACATGGGAGATCTTGGCGGTGGTGAATCTTCTGCTAAATCTGAG GATGGTGAGGTTTGGACATTCACTGTTAGAGCCTTTGATTCTTCTCGACCTGCACGTACCATCAGTGTGAGCTATGACGGTTTTGCTGAAG ATGTAAGAGTTGGTGATGAGCTTCTGGTTGATGGTGGAATGGTGAGATTTGAAGTGATTGAGAAGATTGGTCCTGATGTCAAGTGTCTATGCACCGACCCTGGACTGTTGCTTCCTCGAGCTAACTTGACTTTCTGGAGAGATGGAAGTCTTGTACGTGAGCGTAATGCTATGCTTCCAACAATCTCTTCCAAG GATTGGTTGGATATTGATTTTGGAATTGCTGAAGGTGTGGATTTCATTGCTGTATCGTTTGTCAAGTCAGCTGAAGTGATCAATCATCTTAAAAGCTATCTCGCAGCTCGTTCCTGTGGAGG GGACATAGGAGTGATTGCAAAGATCGAGAGTATTGATTCTTTAACAAACTTGGAAGAGATAATCCTAGCATCAGATGGAGCCATGGTTGCAAGAGGAGACCTGGGAGCTCAGATACCTCTCGAGCAAGTTCCAGCAGCTCAGCAAAGAATCGTCAAAGTCTGCAGAGCGCTGAACAAACCCGTCATCGTTGCTTCGCAGCTACTCGAGTCCATGATCGAGTACCCAACTCCAACCAGAGCAGAAGTAGCCGACGTGTCTGAAGCAGTAAGGCAAAGATCAGACGCGTTGATGCTCTCTGGAGAATCAGCTATGGGTCAGTTCCCGGACAAGGCTCTCACGGTTCTCAGGAGTGTCAGTCTAAGAATCGAGAGGTGGTGGAGGGAAGAGAAACGTTACGAGTCTACTCCACTTCAACCCATAGGCTCTGGTTTTTCAGACAGAATCTCTGAAGAGATCTGTAACTCTGCTGCTAAAATGG CAAACAACCTTGGAGTCGACGCGGTTTTCGTCTACACAAAGGACGGACACATGGCGTCTTTAGTTTCCCGCTGTCGCCCAGACTGCCCGATCTTTGCTTTCACGACCACAACCTCGGTGAGGAGACGGTTAAATCTACAATGGGGACTGATCCCATTCCGGCTAAGCTTCTCAGAGGACATGGAGAGCAACTTGAACAAAACATTCTCGTTGCTGAAATCAAGAGGTATGATCAAATCAGGAGACCTCGTGATCGCAGTCTCGGACATGTTGCAATCGATCCAGGTAATGAACGTTCCGTAG
- the LOC103859985 gene encoding guanine nucleotide-binding protein subunit gamma 2 codes for MMEAGSSNSSGQLSGRVVDTRGKHRIHAELKRLEQEARFLEEELEQLEKMDTASASCKEFLDSVESKPDPLLPETIGPVNATWDQWFEGPPEAKGCGCFIL; via the exons ATGATGGAAGCGGGTAGCTCCAATTCGTCGGGTCAGCTTTCCGGGCGGGTCGTTGACACAAGAGGTAAACACAGGATCCACGCTGAACTCAAAAGGCTTGAACAAGAAGCTCGCTTCTTAGAG GAAGAGCTGGAGCAGCTTGAAAAGATGGATACTGCATCAGCTTCTTGCAAAGA GTTCTTAGACAGTGTTGAGAGCAAACCAGATCCTCTTCTTCCCGA AACGATAGGACCAGTGAATGCAACATGGGATCAATGGTTCGAAGGTCCTCCGGAAGCAAAAGGATGCGGCTGCTTCATTCTTTAA
- the LOC103859984 gene encoding protein MAK16 homolog isoform X1, translating into MQNDEVIWQAIRHNHCSYMAKYVSFLLSLLLSERFALMSFCCNFTFCRIETGIFCRNPYNVTGICNRSSCPLANSRYATIRDHDGFFYLYMKTIERAHMPKNLWERIKLPRNYEKALELIDKHLLYWPKLLQHKVKQRLTKMTQIRIRTRKLNLKTREKVMTMARRDIKREPRREEKALKAAQLEKSIETELLERLMKGVYPKILDYPELVQKEVEVEEEEEEEEEEEPEIEYVEGYDELLEEVEEDIEDFYGGFQSKESHLDNDDDYDFEDDEDGEEQVVIHKKGRALKKFDGNGKSKKKSKVVVEVEQDDGDTRQILKSLKL; encoded by the exons ATGCAAAACGATGAGGTTATATGGCAGGCTATCAGACACAACCACTGCAGTTACATGGCCAAGTATGtctcttttcttctctctttgctTTTGTCTGAAAGATTTGCTTTGATGAGCTTTTGCTgtaattttactttttgtaGAATCGAAACAGGAATCTTCTGCAGAAACCCTTATAACGTAACAGGTATCTGCAACCGTAGCTCTTGCCCTCTTGCCAACAGTCGCTACGCCACCATCCGTGATCATGATG gatttttttatttatatatgaagacAATAGAGAGAGCACACATGCCAAAGAACTTGTGGGAGAGAATAAAGCTGCCTAGAAACTATGAGAAGGCCCTTGAACTCATTGATAAGCACTTG TTGTACTGGCCCAAGCTGTTACAGCACAAGGTTAAACAAAGACTGACCAAAATGACTCAGATCCGTATTCGTACAAGGAAACTTAATCTCAAAACAAG GGAGAAGGTAATGACTATGGCAAGGAGGGATATAAAGAGAGAGCCAAGAAGAGAGGAAAAGGCTTTAAAAGCAGCACAGTTGGAGAAG tCCATTGAAACAGAGTTGTTAGAACGTTTGATGAAAGGCGTTTACCCTAAGATACTCGATTACCCAGAGCTTGTTCAAAAGGAAGTtgaagttgaagaagaagaagaagaagaagaggag GAGGAGCCAGAGATTGAATATGTTGAAGGCTATGATGAACTCTTggaagaagtagaagaagataTTGAAGATTTCTATGGTGGCTTCCAATCTAAGGAGTCTCACCTTGACAATGATGATGATTATG actttgaagatgatgaggatggTGAGGAGCAAGTAGTGATTCATAAAAAGGGAAGAGCATTGAAGAAGTTTGATGGTAATGGGAAGTCGAAGAAGAAATCAAAAGTAGTTGTTGAG GTCGAGCAAGATGATGGAGATACCAGGCAAATCCTTAAAAGCCTGAAGCTTTGA
- the LOC103859984 gene encoding protein MAK16 homolog isoform X2: MQNDEVIWQAIRHNHCSYMAKIETGIFCRNPYNVTGICNRSSCPLANSRYATIRDHDGFFYLYMKTIERAHMPKNLWERIKLPRNYEKALELIDKHLLYWPKLLQHKVKQRLTKMTQIRIRTRKLNLKTREKVMTMARRDIKREPRREEKALKAAQLEKSIETELLERLMKGVYPKILDYPELVQKEVEVEEEEEEEEEEEPEIEYVEGYDELLEEVEEDIEDFYGGFQSKESHLDNDDDYDFEDDEDGEEQVVIHKKGRALKKFDGNGKSKKKSKVVVEVEQDDGDTRQILKSLKL, translated from the exons ATGCAAAACGATGAGGTTATATGGCAGGCTATCAGACACAACCACTGCAGTTACATGGCCAA AATCGAAACAGGAATCTTCTGCAGAAACCCTTATAACGTAACAGGTATCTGCAACCGTAGCTCTTGCCCTCTTGCCAACAGTCGCTACGCCACCATCCGTGATCATGATG gatttttttatttatatatgaagacAATAGAGAGAGCACACATGCCAAAGAACTTGTGGGAGAGAATAAAGCTGCCTAGAAACTATGAGAAGGCCCTTGAACTCATTGATAAGCACTTG TTGTACTGGCCCAAGCTGTTACAGCACAAGGTTAAACAAAGACTGACCAAAATGACTCAGATCCGTATTCGTACAAGGAAACTTAATCTCAAAACAAG GGAGAAGGTAATGACTATGGCAAGGAGGGATATAAAGAGAGAGCCAAGAAGAGAGGAAAAGGCTTTAAAAGCAGCACAGTTGGAGAAG tCCATTGAAACAGAGTTGTTAGAACGTTTGATGAAAGGCGTTTACCCTAAGATACTCGATTACCCAGAGCTTGTTCAAAAGGAAGTtgaagttgaagaagaagaagaagaagaagaggag GAGGAGCCAGAGATTGAATATGTTGAAGGCTATGATGAACTCTTggaagaagtagaagaagataTTGAAGATTTCTATGGTGGCTTCCAATCTAAGGAGTCTCACCTTGACAATGATGATGATTATG actttgaagatgatgaggatggTGAGGAGCAAGTAGTGATTCATAAAAAGGGAAGAGCATTGAAGAAGTTTGATGGTAATGGGAAGTCGAAGAAGAAATCAAAAGTAGTTGTTGAG GTCGAGCAAGATGATGGAGATACCAGGCAAATCCTTAAAAGCCTGAAGCTTTGA